The genome window TTAGGTTTACTCATTCTGGCGATTTTCTTATTTAGCCTGAAACAAAAGCGCCTGCTGTTACCCTCCTTGTTATTAGCGCTGGTGATTTTTCAGGCAGCTTTGGGCATGTGGACTGTGACTTTAGCTTTGCATCCAGTGGTGGTGATGGGGCACTTGTTGGGTGGTTTTTGTTTGCTGTCGTTATTGGCTGTGTATTGGTGGCAATTACAACCAGCGCCTTTGATTGCAGTAAAACAAAGCCTGAAGTTGCTGTTTTGGCCGGTGTTGCTAGTGCTGGCAGCTCAAATTGCTTTAGGCGGCTGGACTGCAGCCAACTATGCCGCTTTAGCCTGCATTCAGTTGCCAGTCTGTGAAGCAGGCTGGACCAGCCAGCTTAATTTTGACGAGGCGTTTTCTTTGCATCTGGGCTACGACAATTACGAATACGGTGTGATGAGTCAAAGCGCCCGGGCTACTGTGCATGTGATGCATCGCGTTGGGGCTGTAATTACTTTGTTGGTTGTTGCTGCTTATGCCATCGCCTTATGGCGCAATAGTTCGGGTCTGATTAAAAACCTGGCTGTCGCTGTGCTGGTGCTGTTATTACTGCAATTTAGTTTGGGGCTTGCCAACGTGGTGCTGCATTTGCCTTTGGCCAATGCGGTGGCGCATAACTTTGTGGCAGCCAATTTAGTCATGTGTCTGGTGGTGATTGGTTATCAGCTGCACAGAAACAAGGAGTCTGCTTATGCTTAAAGTTCTGGCGTTACCCCACCACTATTCTCAACAGTGGCGCGACTATTACCAACTGACCAAACCTAAAGTTGTGGCGCTGTTGGTGCTGACGGCCTGGGTCGGCATGATGTTGGCGCAACCTGGTTTACCTAAATTTGGCCTGATGGTAGCCGCCACTTTAGGTATAGGCTTATTGTCCGCCGCTGCTGCTGCGATGAACCATATAGTGGATCAGCGTATCGATGCGCAAATGGCCCGTACTTATAACAGGCCTGTGGCCCGTGGCCGTTTAACTACACAGCAGGCGGTGAAGTTTTCACTGCTGTTGGCAGGTTCTGGTTTTCTGCTGTTATTTATTGCCGTCAATCCACTGACCGCCTGGCTGACTTTAGCTAGTTTGTTTGGTTATGCCGTGGTGTACACCATGTTCTTAAAACGTGCGACGCCGCAGAATATTGTGATAGGGGGTTTAGCTGGCGCTATGCCACCGCTGCTCGGCTGGACTGCTATGACGGCCGAAGTGCATGCGCATGCGCTGTTGTTAGTGATGATTATCTTCACCTGGACACCACCGCATTTCTGGGCGCTGGCGATTCATCGCCGCGATGATTATGCCAAAGTGAATATGCCGATGTTGCCTGTGACTCATGGCATAGAGTTTACTAAAAGCGCCATCTTCCTTTATACCTTGGTGCTGTTTTTAGTGTGCTTGTTGCCTTATCTGGTAGGTATGACGGGCGCTGTTTATTTGCTCGGCAGCACAGTACTGAACTTAGGTTTTATCTGGTATGCCTGGCAGTTAAAGTTTAATGCTAAACCTGAAACCGCCATGGCAACTTTTAAGTTTTCGATTTGGCATCTGATGGTATTATTCCTGGTGTTGTTGCTGGACCATTATTGGTTTATATCAGCGCTTTCATAAAACATCAGGGGACCTTATGCAGAAGTGGTTATGGGTGGTAGTTGCGGTAGTGGCTTTGGCTGCGGGTTTATGGCTGTCGGCCAGTTTTAAATCCGCTCCCGCCGAGCCTGTGGCCGCTTTGGTCTACCCAACTCCAAGAGCTTTGACTGAATTTAATTTGCTGGATGAACAAAAACAGCCAGTGGGATTAAAGGACTTGCAGGGACACTGGACCCTGGTCTTTGTCGGTTATACCCATTGCCCTGATATTTGCCCTATGACAATGGCGAAATTAGCTGGTATGTATCAGGACTTAGTCAAACTGACCCCAGAGCCACTAGAGATTTGGTTTGTCTCTGTTGACCCAAAACGCGATACTCCAGAACAATTAGCCCAGTACATCACCTATTTTAAACAAGCCCCCATCAAAGCCAGAACAGCTGATCATAAAGACTTATTCCCTTTTATCCGCCAACTGGGCCTGATGTATGCCATTAATGATGGTACCGAAACCAATAGCGATCGTTACACTGTCGATCATAGCGCCAGCATAGCGCTGCTGAACCCTCAAGGCGCTGTAGTAGCTATGTTTAAACCTGAAATGAAACCAGGTGCTGTGCCGCTGATTAATAACCAGCAGTTCTTGGCGGATTATCCTTTGGTGATAGCGGCGACAACCCGATAATCTGCTGCTGGCTGTAAAACAAACAGAATTACAGGCTTTACAAGCTCTTGCCAAAGGCCCTATGGTGGAGCTGTATGCATAACAAGCAGTTATGAGACAGACTCCATCACAGAAGCAGAGCCTTATGAAAAAATTTCTATCCAGCGCCTTAGTCCCACTGCTGATTTTAGCCGCGGTATTTAGCCTTCATGTCAGTGCCGAAGATTTTAGTCAGTATGGTCCAAAAGAATTTACCACCCCCAATAAATGGACGGCGATAGTAGCCGCCTATGAGCCGGAAATTAAGGCTATTGACGAGGCTTTTGCAGGGCTTAAAGACGCAAAAATAGAAAAAACACTGACCATCCGCGGCGTAAAGTATCAACTAGGCCACTATAAAGGTGAACCCATCGTCATTTTTACCACTGGTGTCAGTGTGCCAAACGCCGCCATGACGATGCAAATGGCGCTGGATTATTTCCCTATTGAGCGGGTCGTGATGATGGGGATTGCTGGTGCTGTGAATCCACAATTCCAGCCGGGCGACATCGCCATCCCGGAACGCTGGTACTTTCACGACGAATCCGTTTATGTGAACCCTGATCCGGCCAAAGCCGGCAAATTTATTCTGCCCGATTATTATGAGCAGGCGCTGGCCAGTTACCAGCTGCGTAAAAAGCAGGATCCGCATTCACCAGCTTATGAAAACTTTGGTTATATCCATCCTGAAGAAATGGCCGTAATTAAACAAGGCTGGGACAGCCCGCAGCAAATGCCTTATTTCACCGCAACGCCACAACTTATTGAGCTGACTAAAAAAGCTGTCGCCACTATAGATCCAATCAAAATGCCTTCTGGTCACTCAATCCACATCAAAGTGGGAGGTAATGGTGTCACTGGCTCAGTATTTTTAGACAATGCCCAGTACCGTCAATGGCTGCAAAAAGTATTTCAGGCAGAGGTAACAGAAATGGAGTCGGCCGCTGTAGCTCAGGTCTGTTTTGTTAACGAAGTCGACTGGATTGTGATCCGCTCCGTCAGTGATTTAGCTGGCGGCCAACAGGGCAAAAATGCCGAAAACGTATTTGACGCCATAGCCTCAGGCACAGGTACCAAATTGCTGTTGGGGTTATTAGATCAAATTGTGTTGGCGAAGCCCTGATTGGTGATATCGATGTTTAACAACAGCAAAACCTTTTTTATAGTCATGTTTGTTGGGGCTTCAATCTGGTGTTTTTACTTAGGCCACATAACAATAGAGGGCTTAAAGGCTAGTGGCTGGCCCAGCGTTGACGGTGTCATCACGTCTGCCAGTGCAAAGCGTGTCGAGAATAGCAAAGAGCGGTATGTCATTGAAGTTGAGTATAAGTATGCAGTAGGACATAAAAACTTCACAGGTAATAGATTATCGAACTTAAATACCTTGCTGGACAGCTCAGAAAAAGACATCACTTTAAAGCGATACACTGCAGATAGTAGCGTGAAGATTTATTACGATCCCAATAACCATCAAAACGCTTATTTAGTCACAGGCGCAGACTTACTTGTTTGTGTTTTATGGTTAGCTTCGTTAGGCATGGCTATATTTTCAGTCCTCAGTTTGAGAAAACTCCTGAAAACTTAAGGCATGTGCTTTTAAGTACATCTGTCGTTTTTCTTTAAACTCACTGAAATTAAATCAATAAATTGTTTTCGGGCACAGGGCAAGACTTGACGCCTAGCGCAAACAATGTGGAGGTAACTGGATATACTGCTGGATATCATCTCAATAAAAGCCATGCACAAAGCTATGAGGATAACTTGAATGAAAAAAATTATCAGAGAGTTTGGTTTTATAAAAATTTTAAAGCTGTTGATTA of Rheinheimera sp. MM224 contains these proteins:
- a CDS encoding COX15/CtaA family protein, whose product is MMTLKRLVGSSIVLAMLVILLGAYTRLTDAGLGCPDWPGCYGFLKVPEQAHHIEQAQALYPERPVESHKAWNEMIHRYFAGTLGLLILAIFLFSLKQKRLLLPSLLLALVIFQAALGMWTVTLALHPVVVMGHLLGGFCLLSLLAVYWWQLQPAPLIAVKQSLKLLFWPVLLVLAAQIALGGWTAANYAALACIQLPVCEAGWTSQLNFDEAFSLHLGYDNYEYGVMSQSARATVHVMHRVGAVITLLVVAAYAIALWRNSSGLIKNLAVAVLVLLLLQFSLGLANVVLHLPLANAVAHNFVAANLVMCLVVIGYQLHRNKESAYA
- the cyoE gene encoding heme o synthase — translated: MLKVLALPHHYSQQWRDYYQLTKPKVVALLVLTAWVGMMLAQPGLPKFGLMVAATLGIGLLSAAAAAMNHIVDQRIDAQMARTYNRPVARGRLTTQQAVKFSLLLAGSGFLLLFIAVNPLTAWLTLASLFGYAVVYTMFLKRATPQNIVIGGLAGAMPPLLGWTAMTAEVHAHALLLVMIIFTWTPPHFWALAIHRRDDYAKVNMPMLPVTHGIEFTKSAIFLYTLVLFLVCLLPYLVGMTGAVYLLGSTVLNLGFIWYAWQLKFNAKPETAMATFKFSIWHLMVLFLVLLLDHYWFISALS
- a CDS encoding SCO family protein, which gives rise to MQKWLWVVVAVVALAAGLWLSASFKSAPAEPVAALVYPTPRALTEFNLLDEQKQPVGLKDLQGHWTLVFVGYTHCPDICPMTMAKLAGMYQDLVKLTPEPLEIWFVSVDPKRDTPEQLAQYITYFKQAPIKARTADHKDLFPFIRQLGLMYAINDGTETNSDRYTVDHSASIALLNPQGAVVAMFKPEMKPGAVPLINNQQFLADYPLVIAATTR
- a CDS encoding 5'-methylthioadenosine/S-adenosylhomocysteine nucleosidase; the encoded protein is MKKFLSSALVPLLILAAVFSLHVSAEDFSQYGPKEFTTPNKWTAIVAAYEPEIKAIDEAFAGLKDAKIEKTLTIRGVKYQLGHYKGEPIVIFTTGVSVPNAAMTMQMALDYFPIERVVMMGIAGAVNPQFQPGDIAIPERWYFHDESVYVNPDPAKAGKFILPDYYEQALASYQLRKKQDPHSPAYENFGYIHPEEMAVIKQGWDSPQQMPYFTATPQLIELTKKAVATIDPIKMPSGHSIHIKVGGNGVTGSVFLDNAQYRQWLQKVFQAEVTEMESAAVAQVCFVNEVDWIVIRSVSDLAGGQQGKNAENVFDAIASGTGTKLLLGLLDQIVLAKP
- a CDS encoding DUF3592 domain-containing protein, which translates into the protein MFNNSKTFFIVMFVGASIWCFYLGHITIEGLKASGWPSVDGVITSASAKRVENSKERYVIEVEYKYAVGHKNFTGNRLSNLNTLLDSSEKDITLKRYTADSSVKIYYDPNNHQNAYLVTGADLLVCVLWLASLGMAIFSVLSLRKLLKT